In a single window of the Ignavibacteriales bacterium genome:
- a CDS encoding ABC transporter substrate-binding protein, producing MPLVISHTQNKELKKITFLPSWFPQQQFAGYYMAKEKGIYEKYGLDVTIMNGGIEHDVATSLKSGEVDFGIMFLYTGVMERAKGTKLVNIGQIFQQSSIMFVAKKKSGIKTLKDFNGKKIGLWRSTARELTTGFLKKHNINAQIILFDKGINVLLKDAVDIVVMMNYNEYKRLINSGINPDEITTFNFHDYEMNFPEDGIYCMENTFKSDPELCRKFFKASIEGFTYALAHKDETIEVINKYQENSNVSYNRSHSLWMLNTIKDIISSSGKNVKEGNLLMSDFDYLTNFLYENKFITIKPLYRDFYKGDM from the coding sequence ATGCCATTAGTTATAAGTCATACACAGAATAAAGAGTTGAAAAAGATAACATTTCTTCCATCGTGGTTTCCACAGCAGCAATTTGCAGGTTATTATATGGCTAAAGAAAAAGGGATATATGAAAAATATGGACTTGATGTAACAATAATGAACGGTGGAATTGAACACGATGTAGCTACATCATTGAAAAGTGGTGAAGTTGATTTCGGAATAATGTTTCTGTATACCGGAGTAATGGAACGGGCAAAAGGAACCAAACTTGTGAATATCGGTCAGATATTTCAGCAAAGTAGTATTATGTTTGTTGCCAAAAAAAAATCGGGCATAAAAACTTTAAAGGATTTTAATGGTAAAAAGATTGGGCTTTGGCGATCAACTGCCAGAGAATTAACGACCGGTTTCTTAAAAAAACATAATATAAATGCTCAGATAATTCTATTTGACAAAGGTATTAATGTATTGCTTAAAGATGCGGTTGATATAGTTGTGATGATGAATTACAATGAGTATAAACGACTGATCAATTCAGGAATAAATCCCGATGAAATTACAACATTTAATTTTCATGATTACGAAATGAATTTTCCTGAAGACGGAATTTACTGTATGGAAAACACATTTAAGAGTGATCCGGAGCTATGCAGAAAATTTTTTAAGGCATCTATTGAAGGATTTACTTATGCCCTGGCACATAAAGATGAAACAATAGAAGTGATTAATAAATATCAAGAAAATTCAAATGTATCATATAACAGATCACATTCTCTTTGGATGTTAAATACCATTAAAGATATTATTAGCTCATCAGGTAAAAATGTAAAGGAAGGAAATCTTTTAATGTCAGATTTTGATTACCTTACTAATTTTCTATATGAGAATAAATTTATAACTATTAAACCACTTTACCGTGATTTTTATAAAGGCGACATGTGA
- a CDS encoding prohibitin family protein — protein MISAKIAFIYQFLKKKAIGYWNRHTMGITIWLLLFVFFLALFWNNIFISIDSGQQGIRWSRFGGTEISEIYGEGLHVIWPWDRMYIYETRLQNQIDTMQILTAEGLTVKVEFSYRFYLMKDSIPTIHRNLGVTYAKSFVKPEVEAASMAIIGNFAPEQLYKMSSLIIQSTIKYYLSKQLLEQNIVMDDYLIKKIILPDLVSSSIERKMVAEQLSYEFVYKLKIEEKEKQRKIIEAEGIKQFEELSKISILKWKGLEVTSEFAKSNNSKIIIMGNGKNDLPLLLNSDEKK, from the coding sequence ATGATATCAGCAAAAATTGCTTTTATCTACCAATTTCTAAAGAAGAAAGCAATTGGTTACTGGAACAGGCATACTATGGGGATTACTATTTGGTTACTTTTGTTCGTATTCTTTTTAGCTTTGTTCTGGAACAATATTTTTATTTCCATCGATTCAGGTCAACAAGGAATAAGATGGTCAAGGTTCGGTGGTACAGAAATTAGCGAGATCTATGGTGAAGGACTTCATGTTATCTGGCCCTGGGATAGGATGTATATCTATGAAACTCGCTTGCAAAACCAAATTGATACAATGCAAATCCTTACAGCCGAAGGGTTGACTGTTAAAGTAGAGTTCTCCTACCGTTTTTATCTTATGAAAGATTCGATCCCGACAATACATAGGAACCTGGGTGTTACATATGCAAAATCATTCGTAAAACCCGAAGTCGAAGCTGCCTCGATGGCAATAATTGGAAACTTTGCTCCTGAACAATTATATAAAATGTCGTCTTTAATTATTCAATCAACTATTAAATATTACTTGAGCAAACAATTACTTGAGCAAAATATTGTAATGGATGATTACCTGATCAAGAAAATAATATTGCCGGATCTTGTTTCCAGTTCAATCGAAAGAAAAATGGTTGCAGAACAGTTGTCTTATGAGTTTGTCTACAAACTTAAAATTGAAGAAAAAGAAAAACAGAGGAAAATTATTGAGGCTGAAGGCATAAAGCAGTTTGAGGAATTATCAAAAATTTCCATTCTGAAATGGAAAGGATTAGAAGTTACTTCTGAATTTGCAAAGTCCAATAATTCAAAGATCATTATTATGGGTAACGGTAAAAACGATTTGCCATTACTATTAAACTCCGATGAAAAAAAATAA
- a CDS encoding thioesterase domain-containing protein, which produces MDLKKTRLFCIPFSGGNAYSYSEFKKYIPDNIELCNLELPGRGKRISEPLLHSVESMTEDLFLQIETKINENYVIFGHSLGSLLGITLCRYISVKGMNLPLILFLSGQTAPASIKPDNKHTLPDDQFINMLREMAGTPEELLTDKSFLQFFLPVVRADFQALSDYNYTSKNTPLDVPITIMLGKDEKISDEDAAIWQLETDNTISVHRFEGGHFFIFDHIEKISNLIAEKIKSQLKT; this is translated from the coding sequence ATGGACTTAAAAAAAACCAGGCTTTTTTGTATTCCCTTCTCTGGCGGAAATGCATACTCTTATTCAGAATTTAAAAAATATATTCCTGATAATATTGAACTGTGTAATCTTGAACTACCAGGGAGGGGAAAGAGAATTTCGGAACCATTGCTGCATAGTGTCGAGTCCATGACTGAAGATCTCTTTTTGCAGATTGAAACAAAAATAAACGAAAACTACGTTATTTTTGGCCACAGCCTTGGATCTTTGCTTGGCATTACCTTATGCAGATATATTTCCGTGAAAGGAATGAACCTTCCTTTAATACTTTTTCTTTCGGGGCAGACAGCTCCAGCTTCAATCAAACCGGACAATAAACACACTCTACCTGATGATCAGTTTATAAACATGCTTAGAGAAATGGCAGGCACTCCCGAAGAATTGCTGACAGACAAAAGTTTTCTTCAATTTTTCCTTCCGGTTGTAAGAGCAGATTTTCAGGCTCTCTCAGATTACAATTATACTTCAAAAAATACTCCATTGGATGTACCTATTACTATCATGCTTGGCAAGGATGAAAAAATAAGCGACGAGGATGCAGCCATTTGGCAGTTGGAGACGGACAATACAATTTCTGTTCATCGTTTTGAAGGTGGACATTTTTTTATATTTGATCATATAGAAAAAATCTCCAATTTGATTGCTGAAAAAATTAAAAGTCAACTTAAAACATGA
- a CDS encoding cache domain-containing protein — translation MSKITLKISRPILYFIIIIITVALAFAAIEFIRTYNRYSWKKQTHELAKAKLKGEVNKIQKVILSIEQIPLNLAYVLEFSKPQKEHMSILLEAIVVNNDEVFGTCIAFEPNSYDKDTTYYCPYLYKKNGKIIFTDPTDTTYKYFSMDWYLLPKILQKSVWIEPYFDEGSSGGNIVLATYSVPFYYYDGIKETMTGIVAVDISIDWLAKMVSSIKLFDESYSILVSENGTVISAPNPQWPFNESLFSLAEENNAPILREIGRELQKGKSGFMNVGKFGTQRNWWIYYMPIPANNWGVLLVVPEA, via the coding sequence ATGTCAAAAATAACCTTAAAAATATCCCGACCTATTCTTTATTTCATCATCATAATAATTACTGTTGCACTTGCTTTTGCAGCAATTGAGTTCATCCGTACTTATAACAGATACTCTTGGAAGAAGCAAACACATGAACTTGCAAAAGCAAAATTAAAAGGAGAGGTAAACAAAATTCAGAAGGTTATCCTTTCTATAGAACAAATACCGCTAAATTTGGCGTATGTTCTTGAATTTTCAAAACCCCAAAAAGAACATATGAGTATTTTATTGGAGGCTATTGTTGTAAATAATGATGAAGTATTTGGGACCTGTATTGCCTTTGAGCCAAATTCTTATGATAAAGATACAACTTATTATTGCCCATATTTATATAAGAAAAACGGTAAAATAATATTTACGGATCCAACTGATACAACCTACAAATATTTTAGTATGGACTGGTATTTACTACCGAAGATATTACAAAAATCAGTTTGGATAGAACCTTATTTTGATGAAGGTTCAAGCGGGGGAAACATTGTATTAGCGACTTATTCAGTACCATTTTACTATTATGATGGAATAAAAGAAACGATGACTGGTATAGTAGCCGTTGATATTTCAATAGATTGGCTCGCGAAAATGGTTTCATCAATAAAATTATTTGATGAGAGTTATTCCATTCTGGTATCAGAAAACGGCACTGTCATAAGCGCTCCCAATCCGCAGTGGCCTTTTAACGAATCCTTATTCAGCTTAGCAGAAGAAAATAACGCACCTATCTTAAGAGAAATAGGTAGAGAATTACAGAAAGGAAAATCAGGTTTTATGAATGTGGGCAAATTTGGTACACAAAGAAACTGGTGGATTTATTATATGCCTATCCCAGCAAATAACTGGGGAGTTTTGCTTGTGGTACCCGAAGCGTAA
- a CDS encoding cyclic peptide export ABC transporter: protein MKFFEFLKKESNKPLLKLFLLTAVSGLSSAGVLAIINLAAKNVSSKSINISYVLMFVSTVGIFVTSQKYILTSGIIIIEEILNNIRLRLSDKIRRTDLLNIEQIGKAEIYNRLTQECTLISQMAPYIITAMQSAIMLIFIFGYIAILSIFAAALLVILILAGVLVFHKNNLKVYAELEETNKAEIKFFVSLTDILDGIKEIKLNRKKSNDLYSHFEKISLKLKNLKISTGYKFSENMVFSQAFIYIILGAIVFVLPKLKPDMAENIVSTTTAMLFAIGPLTSLVSMLPVFGKIEIAIKNIYNLESELDLQVNPNEIQPINGENRFTDFNKIVLNDLYFEYKNGDESDVFSIGPIDLSIQRGEVLFIIGGNGCGKTTFLKALTMLYKPKTGTIYVDDKLIDSANYLEYRELYSAIFNDFHLFDKLYGMEKVDPKKINDLLKLMQIQNKTEFKDNGFTKLDLSTGQRKRLALIVTFMEDKPIYIFDEWAADQDPQFKEYFYYELLQKLKAEGKTVIAVSHDDRYFKLADRIIKMEYGKII from the coding sequence ATGAAATTTTTTGAATTCCTAAAAAAAGAATCTAATAAACCGTTACTCAAATTGTTTCTTTTAACGGCTGTGTCCGGCCTTTCAAGCGCCGGTGTTTTAGCAATTATTAATTTGGCGGCAAAGAATGTTTCTAGTAAATCAATTAACATCAGTTACGTTTTAATGTTTGTTTCAACAGTGGGAATCTTCGTCACCTCGCAGAAGTATATTTTAACTTCCGGAATTATTATCATTGAGGAAATTCTTAATAACATAAGGTTAAGATTGTCCGACAAAATCCGCCGAACCGATTTACTAAACATTGAACAAATTGGCAAAGCTGAAATATATAACCGGTTGACACAGGAATGTACACTAATTTCACAAATGGCACCATACATAATTACTGCAATGCAATCGGCAATAATGCTTATTTTTATTTTTGGATACATAGCAATTCTTTCAATTTTTGCCGCTGCGTTACTTGTTATTCTTATACTTGCTGGTGTACTTGTTTTTCACAAGAATAATCTAAAAGTTTATGCTGAATTGGAAGAAACAAATAAAGCTGAAATAAAATTTTTTGTGTCACTTACCGATATCCTTGATGGAATAAAAGAAATTAAACTGAACAGAAAGAAGAGTAATGATTTATACTCCCATTTTGAAAAAATATCTCTGAAACTAAAAAACTTAAAGATAAGTACCGGTTATAAATTTTCTGAAAACATGGTTTTCTCACAGGCTTTCATTTACATTATCCTCGGTGCCATAGTTTTTGTACTGCCAAAGTTAAAACCTGATATGGCTGAAAATATTGTTAGCACAACTACGGCTATGTTATTTGCTATAGGTCCTTTAACTTCCCTTGTTTCTATGCTTCCTGTTTTTGGTAAGATAGAAATTGCAATAAAAAATATTTATAACCTGGAAAGCGAATTGGATCTGCAGGTTAATCCAAATGAAATTCAGCCGATAAATGGCGAGAACAGATTTACTGATTTTAATAAAATCGTCTTGAACGACCTTTATTTTGAATATAAGAATGGAGACGAAAGTGATGTATTTTCGATCGGACCAATAGATCTTTCAATACAACGGGGCGAAGTGCTATTTATAATCGGCGGTAACGGCTGTGGCAAAACTACATTCTTAAAAGCCCTTACAATGCTTTACAAGCCTAAGACAGGGACCATATATGTTGATGATAAATTAATCGACAGCGCAAATTATTTGGAATACAGGGAATTGTATTCAGCTATTTTTAATGACTTCCATCTTTTTGACAAGCTATATGGCATGGAAAAAGTTGACCCGAAAAAGATTAATGATCTCTTGAAATTAATGCAGATACAGAACAAGACTGAATTCAAAGATAATGGGTTTACAAAACTTGATTTATCAACGGGTCAGAGAAAACGTCTTGCATTAATTGTTACATTTATGGAGGATAAACCAATATATATTTTTGATGAATGGGCTGCTGATCAGGATCCGCAGTTTAAAGAATATTTTTATTATGAGTTATTGCAAAAACTGAAAGCCGAGGGTAAAACAGTTATTGCCGTAAGCCATGATGACCGTTATTTTAAATTAGCAGACCGAATAATAAAAATGGAATACGGTAAAATTATTTAA
- a CDS encoding DUF697 domain-containing protein: MAKEENTATTEVVAENTDQVKLDSSHALVKKYMWWSMGAGLIPVPLVDIATVSGVQLKMLNELSKVYNVKFSKNAGKSIISALLGGISADALSKSYLTSMIKSIPIIGIVGAVSMPIYSGATTWAIGKVFIQHFASGGTFLDFDPKKVKEYFMNLFKQGQEMAQNLKTAKA; encoded by the coding sequence ATGGCTAAAGAAGAAAATACTGCTACAACTGAAGTAGTCGCTGAAAATACAGACCAGGTTAAACTTGATTCATCCCATGCACTGGTTAAAAAGTATATGTGGTGGTCGATGGGTGCCGGTCTCATTCCTGTTCCATTAGTGGATATTGCAACGGTTTCCGGAGTTCAACTTAAAATGTTAAATGAGCTCTCAAAAGTATACAATGTTAAATTTTCTAAAAACGCTGGGAAATCGATAATCAGTGCTTTACTTGGTGGAATATCTGCAGATGCTTTATCAAAAAGTTATCTTACCAGTATGATCAAATCAATTCCAATTATCGGAATTGTAGGTGCCGTTTCAATGCCTATATATTCCGGAGCAACTACTTGGGCTATTGGTAAGGTATTCATCCAGCATTTTGCATCCGGTGGTACATTCCTTGATTTTGATCCTAAGAAAGTAAAGGAATATTTCATGAATTTATTCAAACAAGGACAGGAAATGGCTCAGAATCTGAAAACAGCAAAAGCGTAG
- a CDS encoding 4'-phosphopantetheinyl transferase superfamily protein, with the protein MIQIYYAYTDILLNNNLEKFIGQLSLQSKSKLSFLKRVEDQQLLLTSLVLLLKALKENDCENFKLSDMQYNITGKPFFPGSPFDFNISHTDNCAAIVFSKDCRVGIDVERIKEIDFSDFTDYFTTDQWNDIYSAEDKFKRFYFYWTLIESVVKADGRGLSLISTKRIKLVNGDLFIDNAQWFYNHYNIDKFISCCITTDKKIKSYEIKKITSI; encoded by the coding sequence ATGATCCAAATTTATTATGCATATACCGATATTTTACTTAACAACAATCTTGAAAAATTTATAGGGCAATTATCTCTTCAGTCCAAATCGAAGCTATCTTTCCTTAAAAGAGTTGAGGATCAGCAACTGTTGCTTACATCATTAGTTTTATTATTAAAAGCTCTTAAAGAAAACGATTGTGAAAATTTCAAACTAAGCGATATGCAATATAATATCACAGGCAAACCTTTTTTTCCAGGTTCTCCATTCGATTTTAACATCTCTCACACAGATAATTGCGCTGCGATAGTTTTCTCCAAAGATTGCCGTGTTGGAATAGATGTAGAAAGGATTAAGGAGATAGATTTTTCTGATTTTACAGATTATTTTACAACCGACCAATGGAATGATATTTATTCTGCCGAAGATAAGTTTAAAAGGTTTTACTTCTACTGGACACTTATAGAAAGTGTTGTAAAAGCAGACGGACGGGGGCTTTCTCTTATTTCTACCAAAAGAATAAAATTAGTTAATGGAGATTTATTTATTGATAACGCCCAATGGTTTTATAATCATTATAACATTGATAAATTTATTTCGTGTTGTATAACAACAGATAAAAAAATCAAATCGTACGAAATAAAAAAAATAACCTCTATTTAG